One window of the Streptomyces asoensis genome contains the following:
- a CDS encoding flavodoxin — MTGVQITGCSPSQSSGTPAESSERPASATGSGRRVLLAYFSRPGENYSYGGRTNLEIGNTEVLARMISGHIECDVHRIEAADSYPDDYDETVARNVREQDADARPAIVDPPSSIDRYDVVLLAGPIWNVRAPMIMSTFADRYDFRGKTVHPVTTYAMSGLGTTERDYAASCRGATLGEGLAVRGEEVREADAEVRSWLRRIGVLQD; from the coding sequence ATGACCGGTGTCCAGATCACCGGCTGTTCCCCGTCGCAGTCAAGCGGGACGCCGGCGGAGTCCAGTGAGCGCCCCGCCTCGGCCACCGGGTCCGGGAGGCGGGTCCTGCTGGCCTACTTCTCGCGGCCGGGTGAAAACTATTCCTACGGTGGGCGTACGAATCTCGAGATCGGGAACACCGAAGTCCTCGCCCGGATGATCAGCGGCCACATCGAGTGCGACGTCCACCGCATCGAAGCCGCCGATTCCTACCCCGACGACTACGACGAGACGGTCGCCCGCAATGTCCGCGAACAGGACGCCGATGCGCGGCCGGCCATCGTCGATCCCCCGTCCTCGATCGATCGTTACGACGTAGTGCTACTGGCCGGCCCCATCTGGAACGTCCGAGCACCGATGATCATGTCGACCTTCGCCGACAGGTACGACTTCCGCGGCAAGACGGTCCATCCGGTCACGACGTATGCGATGAGCGGACTGGGCACCACCGAGCGCGACTACGCGGCGTCCTGCCGGGGCGCGACCCTGGGGGAAGGGCTCGCGGTGCGCGGCGAGGAAGTCCGGGAAGCCGATGCCGAGGTCCGGTCGTGGCTGCGGCGTATCGGCGTTCTCCAGGACTGA
- a CDS encoding MarR family winged helix-turn-helix transcriptional regulator has product MGEQTEITTAKDAANHELILAFGRLQGAANRLEYILGRALEVECGISHLIFEVLLILGRAGEPGLSMRAVAQEQVLTTGGATRLVDRMEAAGLVERAEDPDDRRGRLVRLTALGEETAVRASRVHLENIKRYLVDPLPAADRKRFAEDLRILSHTARDLLPRLP; this is encoded by the coding sequence GTGGGCGAGCAGACGGAGATCACGACGGCGAAGGATGCCGCGAACCACGAACTCATCCTGGCGTTCGGTCGGCTACAGGGCGCCGCCAACCGGCTGGAGTACATCCTCGGCCGGGCGCTCGAGGTGGAGTGCGGTATCAGCCATCTGATATTCGAGGTGCTGCTGATCCTGGGCCGGGCGGGCGAGCCCGGACTCTCCATGCGGGCCGTCGCCCAGGAGCAGGTACTGACGACGGGCGGCGCCACCCGGCTGGTGGACCGCATGGAGGCGGCCGGGCTGGTCGAGCGCGCGGAGGATCCGGACGACCGGCGCGGGCGGCTGGTGCGGCTGACCGCGCTGGGCGAGGAGACGGCCGTACGGGCGTCCAGGGTCCACCTGGAGAACATCAAGCGGTACCTCGTGGACCCGCTGCCCGCGGCGGACCGGAAGCGGTTCGCGGAGGATCTCCGGATCCTCAGCCACACGGCTCGCGACCTGCTGCCCCGCCTGCCCTGA
- a CDS encoding DsbA family protein codes for MKLVYVFDAYCGWSHGFSGTLSEVVSRHPELPVEVVSGGLFTGSRRVPIREFGYVQGANAKIAELTGAAFGEAYERLIADGSFVMDSEAAARGVAALRQAAPARAAELAAALQRAFYVDGLSLSDPATYRTLANEAGLDADAVVATFEGSAVRVAAGADFHRAASLGVTGFPTLLAVDGDSVTPLAHGHATADQVDRQLSALRIP; via the coding sequence ATGAAGCTCGTCTACGTCTTCGACGCCTACTGCGGCTGGTCGCACGGGTTCTCCGGAACACTGAGCGAGGTCGTCTCCCGTCATCCCGAACTGCCCGTCGAGGTCGTCTCCGGCGGCCTGTTCACCGGGTCGCGCCGGGTGCCGATCCGCGAGTTCGGCTACGTCCAGGGCGCGAACGCCAAGATCGCCGAGCTGACCGGCGCCGCGTTCGGCGAGGCGTACGAGCGGCTGATCGCCGACGGCTCGTTCGTGATGGACTCGGAGGCCGCCGCGCGCGGTGTCGCCGCCCTGCGCCAGGCCGCTCCGGCCCGTGCGGCGGAGCTGGCTGCGGCGCTCCAGCGGGCCTTCTACGTCGACGGCCTCAGCCTCTCCGACCCGGCGACCTACCGGACGCTCGCCAACGAGGCCGGGCTGGACGCCGACGCCGTCGTCGCCACCTTCGAGGGATCCGCGGTGCGGGTGGCGGCGGGCGCCGACTTCCACCGGGCCGCCTCGCTCGGTGTCACCGGCTTCCCCACCCTGCTGGCCGTCGACGGCGACTCGGTCACTCCGCTGGCCCACGGCCATGCCACCGCCGACCAGGTCGACCGACAGCTTTCGGCCCTTCGTATCCCCTGA
- a CDS encoding FAD binding domain-containing protein, translating into MYPFSFVKAPSTREALEAGRRGGRYIAGGTTLVDLMRETVERPETLVDISGLPLDEVTVTERGGLRIGALVTMSEAAAHRKVRTTYPVVSQALELSASAQLRNMATTGGNIMQRTRCTYFRDVTAVCNKREPGSGCAALEGFNRSHAILGASGSCVATHPSDVAVAFAALEARVRLLGPHGERTVPFADFLLKPGNTPNREQALRKGELLTAVEIPALPRPLKSGYLKVRDRQSYEFALTSAAVALHIRGGVIREAKVAAGGVGTVPWKLPAVEEALVGERPSDRLWAEAAAHAADGARPLAHNRFKVELLKRTVERQLRIVGDTA; encoded by the coding sequence ATGTATCCCTTCTCCTTCGTCAAGGCGCCCAGTACCCGTGAGGCTCTCGAGGCCGGCCGGCGCGGTGGCCGCTACATCGCCGGCGGGACCACCCTGGTCGACCTGATGCGCGAGACCGTCGAACGCCCGGAGACCCTCGTCGACATCAGCGGCCTGCCGTTGGACGAGGTCACCGTCACCGAGCGCGGCGGGCTGCGCATCGGCGCACTGGTGACCATGAGCGAGGCCGCCGCTCACCGCAAGGTGCGCACCACCTATCCGGTCGTCTCACAAGCGCTGGAGCTGAGCGCCTCGGCGCAGTTGCGCAACATGGCCACGACCGGCGGCAACATCATGCAGCGCACCCGGTGCACGTACTTCCGTGACGTGACCGCCGTCTGCAACAAGCGTGAGCCCGGTTCGGGGTGCGCCGCACTGGAGGGTTTCAACCGCAGCCACGCCATCCTCGGCGCCTCCGGCTCCTGTGTGGCCACCCACCCCTCCGACGTCGCCGTCGCGTTCGCGGCACTGGAGGCGCGGGTGCGCCTGCTCGGCCCGCACGGCGAGCGCACCGTCCCCTTCGCCGACTTCCTGCTCAAGCCGGGCAACACCCCGAACCGGGAACAAGCCCTGCGAAAGGGCGAGTTGCTCACCGCGGTGGAGATCCCGGCCCTTCCCCGTCCACTCAAGTCCGGTTACCTGAAGGTCCGTGACCGGCAGTCGTACGAGTTCGCGCTGACCTCGGCTGCGGTCGCGCTGCACATCCGTGGCGGGGTGATCCGGGAGGCGAAGGTCGCCGCCGGCGGCGTGGGCACTGTGCCCTGGAAGCTGCCCGCCGTCGAAGAAGCCCTCGTCGGCGAACGCCCTTCGGACCGGCTCTGGGCCGAGGCCGCCGCACACGCCGCGGACGGCGCCCGCCCGCTGGCCCACAACCGGTTCAAGGTCGAGCTGCTCAAACGCACCGTCGAACGCCAGCTGCGCATCGTAGGAGACACCGCATGA
- a CDS encoding antibiotic biosynthesis monooxygenase: MIIRVSEARVRPERFEAFRDMIVSAVREFPSRYPGLVDHEVLLAPPDSLLYVSRWRSEQDLIGYAGEHWRDQPVVLPGEDEYLVAPLQVRHFTRASLS; encoded by the coding sequence GTGATCATCAGAGTGAGTGAGGCACGCGTACGTCCTGAACGGTTCGAGGCATTCCGCGACATGATCGTCTCTGCGGTACGCGAGTTCCCCAGCCGCTACCCAGGGCTGGTCGACCACGAGGTACTGCTCGCGCCGCCGGATTCGCTGCTGTACGTCAGTCGCTGGCGCAGCGAGCAGGATCTGATCGGTTACGCCGGTGAGCACTGGCGTGACCAGCCCGTGGTTCTGCCGGGCGAGGACGAGTACCTCGTCGCACCACTTCAGGTGCGGCACTTCACGCGCGCATCGCTGAGCTGA
- a CDS encoding WD40 repeat domain-containing protein, with protein MFSVAFAPDGRTLASAGSDGTVRLWDVATHRLLATLTGHHGDVFSVAFAPVGALLASAGADRTVRLWDVAERRPWATLTGHTNAVWGTVFGPDGRTVASSSNDGTVRLWNLDLSARFAEICRLRLSASDASACPHS; from the coding sequence GTGTTCTCGGTGGCGTTCGCGCCCGACGGGCGGACGCTGGCCTCGGCCGGTTCCGACGGCACGGTCCGGCTGTGGGACGTCGCCACCCACCGCCTCCTCGCCACGCTCACCGGGCACCACGGAGACGTGTTCTCGGTGGCGTTCGCCCCGGTCGGCGCGCTGCTGGCATCGGCGGGCGCCGACCGTACGGTGCGGCTGTGGGACGTGGCAGAGCGGCGGCCGTGGGCCACGCTGACCGGGCACACGAACGCGGTCTGGGGAACCGTGTTCGGCCCGGACGGGCGGACGGTGGCCAGCAGCAGCAACGACGGGACCGTACGGCTGTGGAACCTGGACCTGTCGGCCCGCTTCGCCGAGATCTGCCGACTGCGGCTGTCCGCGTCGGACGCATCGGCGTGCCCGCACAGCTGA
- a CDS encoding aldo/keto reductase, which yields MQSVTLNNGVEMPILGFGVFQIPAEETEQAVTDALAAGYRLLDTAASYQNEESVGRAIKNSGIPREELFVTTKLYVQDAPAEENTKRAFETSLNKLGLDYLDLYLMHQPYGDVYGQWRAMENLHRAGRVKAIGVANFYPDRLLDLVINNEVTPAVNQIETHPFFQRTTDQELMREHGVQVQSWGGFAEGKNDLFTNPVLSEIGEKHGKSVAQVVLRWLTQREIVAIPKSVRPERMAENLDIFDFELTDDQMAAIATLETGGSLFFDHHDPAMVNWLSARRLDG from the coding sequence ATGCAGAGCGTCACCCTCAACAACGGCGTCGAGATGCCGATCCTCGGCTTCGGCGTGTTCCAGATCCCGGCGGAGGAGACCGAGCAGGCCGTCACCGACGCCCTGGCCGCCGGCTACCGGCTGCTGGACACGGCCGCCTCGTACCAGAACGAGGAGTCCGTCGGCCGCGCGATCAAGAACAGCGGCATCCCGCGCGAGGAACTGTTCGTCACCACCAAGCTGTATGTCCAGGACGCGCCCGCCGAGGAGAACACCAAGCGCGCCTTCGAGACCTCGTTGAACAAGCTCGGCCTGGACTACCTCGACCTCTACCTGATGCACCAGCCCTACGGCGACGTGTACGGCCAGTGGCGCGCCATGGAGAACCTGCACCGCGCGGGCCGCGTCAAGGCGATCGGCGTAGCCAACTTCTACCCCGACCGCCTCCTCGACCTCGTCATCAACAACGAGGTCACGCCCGCGGTCAACCAGATCGAGACCCACCCGTTCTTCCAGCGCACCACCGACCAGGAGCTGATGCGCGAGCACGGGGTCCAGGTCCAGTCGTGGGGCGGGTTCGCCGAAGGCAAGAACGACCTCTTCACCAACCCGGTCCTGAGCGAGATCGGCGAGAAGCACGGCAAGTCCGTGGCACAGGTCGTGCTCCGCTGGCTGACCCAGCGCGAAATCGTCGCGATCCCCAAGTCCGTGCGCCCCGAGCGCATGGCGGAGAACCTCGACATCTTCGACTTCGAGCTCACCGACGACCAGATGGCGGCCATCGCCACCCTGGAAACCGGCGGCTCACTGTTCTTCGACCACCACGACCCGGCCATGGTCAACTGGCTCAGCGCGCGGCGCCTGGACGGCTGA
- a CDS encoding SDR family oxidoreductase — protein MSQKITDVLMVGATGSIGQLAVRAAERHGLRPRALVREVRRAERLLPGVELVQGDLEDVASLRRAVSGADALILTHGSGGDARADARAHVDYGGVRNILEALDGARPRVALMTSVYATRSDIPGATPWKRRSERLLRASGLPCTIVRPGWFDHAGPTQRRLVLEQGGTADGGIARDQIAETLVRSLLTGTALGKTFELIAAEGEEPSDWTELFGTLKSDESGSVDGVLDPADLPVEAEPQTVRADLDAVRSLNESSG, from the coding sequence ATGTCCCAGAAGATCACTGACGTACTCATGGTCGGCGCGACCGGCAGCATCGGACAGCTCGCCGTGCGCGCGGCGGAGCGACACGGCCTGCGCCCTCGGGCACTCGTGCGCGAGGTGCGGCGAGCCGAGCGACTGCTCCCGGGCGTCGAACTGGTACAGGGCGACCTCGAGGACGTCGCCTCCCTGCGGCGCGCGGTCAGCGGAGCCGATGCTCTCATCCTCACCCACGGATCCGGTGGCGACGCCCGAGCGGACGCCCGGGCGCACGTCGACTACGGCGGCGTACGCAACATCCTGGAAGCCCTCGACGGCGCCCGGCCGCGCGTGGCGCTGATGACCTCCGTCTACGCCACGCGCAGCGACATCCCCGGTGCCACCCCGTGGAAGCGGCGCTCCGAACGCCTCCTGCGGGCCAGTGGTCTGCCCTGCACGATCGTCCGGCCCGGCTGGTTCGACCACGCCGGACCCACGCAGCGGCGCCTCGTTCTGGAGCAGGGCGGTACGGCCGACGGTGGAATCGCCCGCGACCAGATCGCCGAGACGCTGGTACGCAGCCTGCTGACCGGCACCGCACTCGGCAAGACGTTCGAGCTCATCGCCGCCGAGGGCGAAGAGCCGTCCGACTGGACGGAACTCTTCGGCACCCTGAAGAGCGACGAGTCGGGCTCCGTGGACGGCGTGTTGGACCCGGCCGACCTGCCTGTCGAAGCCGAGCCGCAGACAGTGCGTGCGGATCTCGACGCTGTCCGTTCCCTGAACGAGAGCAGCGGATGA
- a CDS encoding XdhC family protein, producing the protein MLNIADTLHTWCREARPFALATVVQVSGSAPLPIGTALAVDTDGNAVGSVSGGCVEGAVYELCQQVLTSGEPPTRARFGYSDDDAFAVGLTCGGELDVLVQRFDPTERPHLTAALDDVTSGRPTAVAQIIDGPEELLGRTLSVAGDGSTHDSAMGGGERWEQSVAGQARALLRAGRTGRVEVGGEATTCPERLSVLVHTHASRPRMLIFGAVDFAGALSEVGRFLGYRVTVCDARPVFATSARFPHADDVVAAWPHRYLAATEVDARTAVCVLTHDAKFDIPLLRLALSLPVGYVGAMGSRRTHARRLDLLREADVPEEHLARLRSPIGLDLGAHTPEETAISIAAEIVAHTHQGSGMPLAWSTGLIHHRTTPSMASSPA; encoded by the coding sequence ATGCTGAACATCGCGGACACGCTGCACACCTGGTGCCGCGAGGCCCGGCCCTTCGCCCTCGCCACCGTCGTCCAGGTCAGCGGCAGCGCACCACTGCCCATCGGCACCGCTCTCGCCGTGGACACCGACGGCAACGCGGTCGGCAGTGTGTCCGGAGGATGTGTGGAGGGCGCCGTCTACGAACTGTGCCAACAGGTACTCACGTCGGGTGAACCACCGACCCGGGCTCGGTTCGGCTACTCCGACGACGACGCCTTCGCCGTGGGCCTGACCTGCGGCGGCGAACTCGACGTCCTGGTGCAGCGGTTCGACCCCACCGAACGCCCGCACCTGACCGCCGCCCTCGACGACGTGACGTCCGGCCGACCCACCGCCGTGGCCCAGATCATCGACGGACCCGAGGAACTCCTCGGCCGCACCCTGAGCGTCGCCGGCGACGGCAGTACGCACGACTCGGCCATGGGCGGCGGCGAGCGGTGGGAGCAGTCGGTGGCGGGACAGGCTCGAGCACTGCTGCGCGCGGGCCGCACAGGCCGGGTCGAGGTCGGCGGGGAAGCGACCACCTGCCCGGAGCGGCTGTCCGTCCTCGTCCACACCCACGCCTCCCGCCCCCGAATGCTGATCTTCGGCGCCGTCGACTTCGCCGGCGCGCTCAGCGAGGTCGGCCGCTTCCTCGGCTACCGGGTCACGGTGTGCGACGCCCGCCCCGTGTTCGCCACCTCCGCCCGCTTCCCGCACGCCGACGACGTCGTGGCCGCCTGGCCGCACCGCTACCTCGCCGCCACCGAGGTGGATGCCCGTACCGCCGTGTGCGTCCTCACGCACGACGCCAAGTTCGACATCCCCCTGCTGCGCCTGGCCCTGAGCCTGCCCGTTGGCTACGTGGGCGCGATGGGCTCGCGCCGCACCCACGCGCGTCGTCTCGACCTGCTGCGGGAGGCCGACGTACCGGAGGAGCACCTGGCCCGCCTGCGCTCCCCGATCGGCCTCGACCTCGGCGCCCACACCCCCGAGGAGACGGCCATCTCCATCGCGGCGGAGATCGTCGCCCACACACATCAGGGCTCGGGTATGCCCTTGGCCTGGAGCACGGGGCTCATCCATCACCGGACGACACCGTCAATGGCTTCTTCCCCCGCATGA
- a CDS encoding (2Fe-2S)-binding protein — protein sequence MSTETSESATSPPTRPPSTPSRRTFIATTSAAGGVIAAGGLVAGPSLLGAEEAAAAEASPSSHVSLTVNGERHSVTVDNRTSLLDLLREHLGLTGSKKGCNAGACGACTVLVDGRRVNSCLTLAVRLEGAEVTTVEGLAEGDQLHPLQQAFIDQDAFQCGYCTPGQIVSGVGCIQEGHTGSAEEIREWMSGNICRCGCYVKIVRAVEQATGRK from the coding sequence ATGTCTACCGAGACTTCCGAGTCAGCCACGTCTCCCCCCACCCGGCCCCCGTCCACACCATCGCGTCGTACCTTCATCGCGACGACCTCCGCGGCCGGCGGTGTCATCGCGGCGGGCGGTCTGGTCGCGGGTCCTTCCTTGCTCGGCGCCGAGGAGGCCGCCGCGGCCGAGGCGTCGCCCAGCAGCCACGTCTCACTGACCGTCAACGGTGAGCGGCACTCCGTCACGGTCGACAACCGCACCTCGCTGCTGGACCTGCTGCGCGAGCACCTCGGCCTGACCGGCTCGAAGAAGGGCTGCAACGCCGGTGCCTGCGGGGCTTGCACGGTTCTGGTCGACGGACGCCGGGTCAACTCCTGCCTCACCCTGGCGGTCCGCCTGGAGGGCGCCGAGGTCACCACCGTCGAGGGTCTGGCCGAGGGCGATCAACTGCACCCGCTTCAGCAGGCATTCATCGACCAGGACGCCTTCCAGTGCGGCTACTGCACGCCGGGCCAGATCGTGTCGGGCGTCGGCTGCATCCAGGAGGGCCACACCGGCTCCGCGGAGGAGATCCGGGAGTGGATGAGCGGCAACATCTGCCGCTGCGGGTGTTACGTGAAGATCGTGCGCGCGGTCGAGCAGGCCACGGGCCGGAAGTGA
- a CDS encoding helix-turn-helix transcriptional regulator translates to MASEQSSSADMELGRFLRARRTQTSPDQVGLTVGAGLRRTPGLRREELATLAGISIDYYIRLERGKETRPSPSVLDALARALRLDDAEHQHVRDLAAQAARYASEPPAPSRTVPPHLKVVLETLRPSPAYVISRSMDLLAWNPGGLALYAGLADWPATQRNLARYLFLHPTARTLFPDDWEYLVRGCVARLRAVAGTDPDAPDLTSLVGELLLKSPDFVKLWERYDVVGRKKVQKTFHHPQVGVLTLSGHSMHLEETPGQRLGVYTAEPGTPDHDAMLLLDLTAPQPAGHPDMTAEQQRRTQS, encoded by the coding sequence ATGGCATCCGAGCAGAGCAGCAGCGCCGACATGGAACTGGGTCGGTTCCTGCGCGCGCGTCGCACCCAGACCAGCCCCGACCAGGTCGGCCTCACCGTGGGTGCGGGCCTGCGCCGGACCCCCGGCCTGCGCCGCGAGGAGCTGGCCACGCTGGCGGGTATCAGCATCGACTACTACATCCGCCTGGAGCGCGGCAAAGAGACCCGTCCCAGTCCCTCCGTCCTCGACGCCCTGGCCCGCGCCCTGCGCCTTGACGACGCCGAGCACCAGCACGTGCGCGACCTCGCCGCCCAGGCCGCCCGGTACGCCTCCGAACCTCCGGCGCCCAGCCGAACCGTGCCCCCGCACCTGAAGGTGGTCCTGGAAACCTTGCGGCCGAGCCCGGCCTACGTCATCAGCCGCAGCATGGACCTGCTCGCCTGGAACCCCGGCGGCCTCGCCCTCTATGCCGGCCTCGCCGACTGGCCCGCCACCCAGCGCAACCTCGCCCGCTACCTCTTCCTCCACCCCACCGCGCGCACTCTCTTCCCCGACGACTGGGAGTACCTGGTCCGCGGCTGTGTGGCCCGCCTCCGCGCCGTGGCCGGCACCGACCCGGACGCCCCCGATCTCACCAGCCTGGTGGGCGAGCTCCTGCTCAAGAGCCCCGACTTCGTCAAGCTGTGGGAGCGCTACGACGTCGTCGGGCGCAAGAAGGTCCAGAAGACCTTCCATCATCCTCAGGTCGGCGTCCTCACCCTGAGCGGCCACAGCATGCATCTCGAGGAAACCCCGGGCCAACGCCTGGGCGTCTACACCGCCGAGCCCGGCACCCCCGACCACGACGCCATGCTCCTGCTCGACCTGACCGCGCCGCAGCCCGCCGGGCATCCCGACATGACGGCCGAACAGCAACGACGCACACAGTCCTGA
- a CDS encoding xanthine dehydrogenase family protein molybdopterin-binding subunit, translating to MSPQPQAAVGAPLSRVDGRLKVTGQAQYAADLPHARTTSRGGTPVPEGVVHAVVVDSSVGRGRITGIDTRAAEAQPGVLKVIHHRNAPKLPYGPNPGSLNLPGERLRVFQDDQIRFHGQPVAVVVATTLEAAQHAASLVKIDYDTEQPATALADAPATGEPVTYGRGDAEAALRSAPVRLDMTYRTARNHHNAMELHATVAQWDGDRLTLWDKTQWVQSPRDEVAANFGIPTENIRVISPFVGGAFGNAARAWPHITVAALAAREAGRPVKLVLTRRQLYFGVGFRPAYEYQVRLGSDRRGRLTAMTHDLRAETSRYETFAERGVLSPGQMLYTTPNVSQTYRTVPLDVNTPTPMRGPGYSTAAFPIESAMDELAHELGIDPIELRRRNEPENDQSSGRPFSTRRLRECYTVGAHEFGWNRRNPKPRSTREGDWLIGTGMATALYDTLRAPGQAGVRLDADGTALVESSTSDMGPGTYTSMTQVAADALGLAVRNVTFRLGDTDMPTAPLHGGSLTMASVGSTVQDGCDKLRQQAIKLAVEDEDSPLYGADAADIVVRGGRLHVKDDSARGETYRQLLTRNKRAYLEATGSWTPGRSRSSMYAYGAVFAEVGVDARLGLVRVRRMLGVFDAGRIISPKLADSQAIGAMVGGIGMALLEHTVTDHRDGRIVNANLADYLVPVNADVRDLKAIYVDGRDDEADPLGVKGLGEVVLVGVAPAIANAVFHATGRRVRDLPITAESLL from the coding sequence ATGAGCCCCCAGCCGCAGGCAGCCGTCGGTGCTCCGCTCTCCCGGGTGGACGGGCGCCTGAAGGTCACCGGTCAGGCGCAGTACGCCGCCGATCTCCCCCACGCTCGAACAACCTCGCGCGGGGGGACCCCCGTGCCGGAGGGGGTCGTGCACGCGGTCGTGGTCGACAGCAGCGTGGGCCGAGGCCGGATCACCGGTATCGACACCCGCGCCGCCGAAGCCCAGCCGGGCGTACTGAAGGTGATCCACCACCGCAATGCCCCCAAGCTGCCCTACGGGCCCAATCCGGGGTCACTGAACCTTCCGGGTGAGCGGCTGCGCGTCTTCCAGGACGACCAGATCCGCTTCCACGGCCAGCCGGTCGCCGTCGTCGTGGCCACCACCTTGGAGGCCGCCCAGCACGCGGCGAGCCTGGTGAAGATCGACTACGACACCGAGCAGCCCGCCACCGCCCTGGCCGACGCCCCGGCCACGGGTGAGCCCGTGACCTACGGGCGCGGCGACGCCGAGGCGGCCCTGCGGTCCGCCCCCGTACGGCTCGATATGACGTACCGGACCGCCCGGAACCACCACAACGCGATGGAGCTCCACGCCACCGTCGCGCAATGGGACGGCGACCGGCTCACGCTGTGGGACAAGACCCAGTGGGTGCAGAGCCCGCGGGACGAAGTCGCCGCCAACTTCGGCATTCCGACGGAGAACATCCGCGTCATCTCCCCGTTCGTCGGCGGCGCGTTCGGCAACGCCGCCCGTGCGTGGCCGCACATCACCGTCGCGGCCCTCGCCGCCCGCGAGGCGGGCCGCCCGGTCAAGCTGGTCCTGACGCGCCGGCAGTTGTACTTCGGGGTGGGCTTCCGGCCGGCTTACGAGTACCAGGTACGTCTGGGCAGCGACCGTCGCGGGCGGCTGACGGCCATGACCCACGACCTGCGCGCCGAGACGTCCCGTTACGAGACGTTCGCGGAACGCGGCGTCCTCTCCCCGGGGCAGATGCTGTACACCACGCCCAACGTCAGCCAGACGTACCGGACGGTGCCGCTGGACGTGAACACGCCGACCCCGATGCGCGGCCCGGGCTACTCGACCGCCGCCTTCCCCATCGAGAGTGCGATGGACGAGCTCGCCCACGAGCTCGGCATCGACCCGATCGAGCTGCGGCGACGCAACGAACCCGAGAACGACCAGTCGAGCGGGCGGCCGTTCTCCACCAGGCGGCTGCGCGAGTGCTACACCGTCGGCGCCCACGAGTTCGGCTGGAACCGCCGCAATCCCAAGCCCCGCTCCACCCGCGAAGGCGACTGGCTGATCGGTACCGGCATGGCCACCGCGCTCTACGACACCCTGCGGGCCCCCGGCCAGGCCGGCGTGCGGCTGGACGCCGACGGCACCGCCCTGGTGGAGTCCTCGACCAGCGACATGGGACCGGGAACCTACACGTCCATGACGCAGGTCGCCGCCGACGCCCTGGGCCTCGCGGTCCGTAACGTGACTTTCCGGCTCGGCGACACGGACATGCCCACGGCCCCGCTCCACGGCGGCTCGCTGACCATGGCCAGCGTCGGATCCACCGTCCAGGACGGCTGCGACAAACTGCGACAGCAAGCGATCAAGCTCGCCGTGGAGGACGAGGACTCGCCGCTGTACGGCGCCGACGCCGCGGACATCGTCGTACGGGGCGGCCGGCTGCACGTGAAGGACGACTCCGCACGCGGCGAGACGTACCGGCAACTCCTCACCCGCAACAAGCGCGCGTACCTGGAGGCGACGGGCTCCTGGACCCCAGGCCGGTCCCGGTCCTCGATGTACGCCTACGGGGCAGTCTTCGCCGAGGTCGGTGTGGACGCCCGCCTGGGCCTGGTCCGGGTGCGGCGGATGCTCGGCGTCTTCGACGCGGGCCGGATCATCAGCCCCAAGCTGGCCGACAGCCAGGCCATCGGCGCCATGGTCGGCGGTATCGGCATGGCCCTGCTGGAGCACACGGTCACCGACCACCGCGACGGCCGGATCGTCAACGCGAACCTGGCCGACTACCTGGTCCCCGTCAACGCCGACGTCCGCGACCTGAAGGCGATCTACGTCGACGGCCGCGACGACGAGGCCGACCCCCTCGGCGTCAAGGGCCTCGGCGAGGTCGTCCTGGTCGGTGTGGCGCCCGCCATCGCCAACGCCGTCTTCCACGCCACGGGCCGACGGGTGCGCGACCTGCCCATCACCGCCGAGTCCCTGCTCTGA